AAAAGTTCTCATCCCAATCAACCAAAATGGTTTGGTTGTCCATGTCCACTTTTATTAAAAATGGCAAAATATAAGGCACCCAATGCTCTTTCTCGCCATTAACCACGAGTACATTGTTCGAGCCAGTATCAACCAAATTAGACACTTTACCAAGCACAATTTTCGCCTTATTGATTACTTTTAAACCAATTAAATCGTCCCAATAATACTCACCTGCTTTAAGTTGTGATAATTGTAATTTTTCAATATACAAATCAGTGCCCATATAAGCCCTAGCCTGTTCTTTATCAAAAATATCTTTGATTTGTGCCACAATGGTTTTACCTTGCACGCGACCTTGAACAATCTCCAAGGTTTGCCAATTGCCATCAACATTGACATGCCACGGCTGATAAGATAAGATATTTTTTCTTGGATGAGTGTGGGAGAAAATTTTCACCCAGCCTTGAACGCCAAAAAGGCCATTAATCTGCCCGATTAATAGCCTTTTGTTGTCAGATGTAGACAGTGCTGAATTACTCAGCGGCTTTTTCCTCTTCTGTTGATGGCACTTCTTGCTCGGTAGTTTCTGCCACTTCCTCTGCCGCCTTTTCTTCGTCTGCTTTTGCTTGCTGAGTAACAACACGCTTTTCACGAATTGAAGGGTCTTTGAATTCTTTAACAAGTTGCTTAACGCGATCAGAGATTTGTGCACCTTGTGATGTCCAGTACGCTAATCTATCTTCATCAACGGTCAGCCTGACTTCTTGTCCACGGGCAACTGGATTAAAATATCCAAGTCGCTCAATGTAACCACTGTCTCTACGCTTTCTAGAGTCTGTTGCTACAATTGAATAAAAAGGTTTTTTCTTGGCTCCACCTCGGGCTAGTCTAACTTTAACCATGGGTTTTTTGCTCCTTTTGTGTTATTAATTGACTTATGCCAAAAAGGCATAAGACGCGAGATTATATCAGTTTTTTGATTGCGTTTGCTAGTTTTTGTGCATCACCGGTATAAGCCATGGGCGTTAGTTCAGACAAAGCTATTTTCGCCTCATCTGGCATATCAAGATTTTTAACAAATTCTACCAACACTTGTGCATTAATCGTTTGACCACGGGTAAGGTCTTTGAGTTTCTCATATGGGTTGTCAATGCCATAGCGGCGCATCACTGTTTGGATTGGCTCGGCCAATAC
This Abyssogena phaseoliformis symbiont OG214 DNA region includes the following protein-coding sequences:
- the rimM gene encoding ribosome maturation factor RimM (Essential for efficient processing of 16S rRNA); the encoded protein is MSNSALSTSDNKRLLIGQINGLFGVQGWVKIFSHTHPRKNILSYQPWHVNVDGNWQTLEIVQGRVQGKTIVAQIKDIFDKEQARAYMGTDLYIEKLQLSQLKAGEYYWDDLIGLKVINKAKIVLGKVSNLVDTGSNNVLVVNGEKEHWVPYILPFLIKVDMDNQTILVDWDENF
- the rpsP gene encoding 30S ribosomal protein S16, which gives rise to MVKVRLARGGAKKKPFYSIVATDSRKRRDSGYIERLGYFNPVARGQEVRLTVDEDRLAYWTSQGAQISDRVKQLVKEFKDPSIREKRVVTQQAKADEEKAAEEVAETTEQEVPSTEEEKAAE